The following are encoded in a window of Mycolicibacterium tusciae JS617 genomic DNA:
- a CDS encoding nuclear transport factor 2 family protein, translating into MSLTYQQQFVLDGLAARAAILNLDARHNRLYSEGDLSGWITTFRHAGATYVRAGESFTDLRKAFDGGDGARLVTVDHEITVDGVDASQKCVALLLRDNQLQASGTFTDRLIYERGGWYFTSRELEWDHVPHESALPV; encoded by the coding sequence ATGTCGTTGACCTACCAACAGCAGTTCGTGCTGGACGGACTGGCGGCACGGGCAGCCATCCTCAATCTGGACGCGCGCCACAATCGGCTGTACTCCGAAGGTGACCTCAGCGGCTGGATCACCACATTCCGCCATGCGGGTGCCACCTATGTGCGGGCAGGGGAGTCGTTCACCGATCTGCGCAAGGCGTTCGACGGCGGGGACGGTGCACGACTGGTGACCGTGGACCACGAGATCACGGTCGACGGCGTCGACGCGTCCCAGAAATGTGTCGCGTTGCTGCTGCGCGACAACCAACTGCAGGCCTCCGGCACCTTCACCGATCGACTCATCTACGAGCGCGGCGGCTGGTACTTCACGTCGCGCGAACTCGAATGGGACCATGTGCCGCACGAAAGTGCCCTACCCGTGTGA